One Anastrepha obliqua isolate idAnaObli1 chromosome 6, idAnaObli1_1.0, whole genome shotgun sequence DNA window includes the following coding sequences:
- the LOC129250502 gene encoding uncharacterized protein LOC129250502, giving the protein MPFSPATGTPARDDTYDVGPTNGPTMGPPMGRVTFLKMKSKAILNRLESIATDLDPDNLHSKDEYALNAILELLVELKSSFSVTHTSLEELDFESITSDLPAKFDTTLVNLRATLQREIGKRSTSQHCSTFRMNTADTQSIIVNANRSRVPLLTLPKFSGAFTEWTNFYAMFTSVIDKDSELTQVDKLQHLRSCLSGAALDTVGSLEINDTNYKIALELLQKRFDNKRLIFQAHIRGIFELDKVDSSVHTLRALTDKAIAHMRALQSIGSKEQISDSILIQLIVQRLDKVTQAKWEENSTSNDLPSWNQLPGFLEKRCRTLENVEYALQTQASIPVKVIKSVSTNPRKSFVASNSSVGSCVFCESPEHVIYRCQRYVNLSPNLRQKEAKRLNLCLNCLKKGHQIRDCKSGPCRSCQAKHHTLLHFDRLSIPPTTQCQAPCTISESNARTASLSVTSHTHTPSPDVVLLASAIVLIKNRAGTFIPCRALLDSGSQLHFVTTRFANQLQLTRTKSLVAVSGIGDASFSTDGCSVNIVLKSRTSDFCTNITAVVVKTITDSQPVASVNIANWNIPSNIQLADPGFNVPQRIDLLIGAGLFYELLCVGQIQLAPELPLLQKTRLGWVLSGGTQQAPKLSTFVASHSSTTDINIDDRLDDLVRQFWEIDHVVEPISKNSKEELDCELHFKQNFIRLASGAYSVRLPTKLNLDSLGESYSQARRRFQNLERKLVRNPELKAKYCAFMKEYRDLNHMSLVPNSAIHECKYFLPHHCVIKDESTTTKLRVVFDGSAATTSGLSLNDLLMTGPTIQPKLFNILIRFRTFPIALTGDICKMYRCVRIYPPDSMLQCILWRDSPEDDLNIYKLDTVTYGTKSAAFLAIRSMHQLASDESSVYPLGSQTIIRDFYVDDLISGGDTLEEVEEIKRQTTNILARGNFQLRKWCSNSPDVLRNISDADKQDLLKFNDGSDITKALGLIWKPFDGNLLFSFTSQPECCKNSKRSALSTLARCYDPLGLIGPTLTRGKILLQRMWRDKLEWDESLPHSLNTAWSTFRNEFVEVQHLSFPRYVLQPGATVEIHAFCDASIEAYGACIYIRSIMDDRAQVHLLCSKARVAPLKILTIPKLELCAAALLAELVNGIFKMKLFAGRFHCWSDSSIVLSWLREEPSKFNVFVANRVSAIQQLTEGMQWHYIPTELNPADILSKGASPTTLSQSPLWMHGPSFLREVDNNWPQFCAPKTKIIELRQKVLLLSNDRTDLTLSFKYINSFGKMQRIFGYVNKFITSRISPRTSQLTFEDIHRGTQLLIRIVQRAQLWSEYVALKNNKFVHASSPIASLSPFLDDFGLIRVGGRLRHSTLSFEARHPCILPRDHPLTFAIITHYHRALKRFAATRGIPSCIWSDNATNFVGARNELNDLRNLVLNENHRSAVNNYCISNGFDWRFIPPRSPHFGGLWEAAVKTAKQHLYRSVGSSILGFDELRTLVCQITAIINSRPLVPLSENPEDLDVLTPGHFLIGGPPTAFPEPNLTSLNYNRLNQWQRVSYIQQIFWKRWSQEYLTILQQRVKWRTPQPSIQVNDIVCIKEENTAPLKWPLARVVELITGTDDVARVAVLRTPTGITRRAINKLCVLPVNASVESPDLSTGGRMFGAAANSATQPTN; this is encoded by the exons ATGCCATTCAGCCCGGCCACTGGTACACCAGCAAGAGACGATACGTATGATGTTGGTCCAACCAATGGGCCGACTATGGGTCCGCCTATGGGCCGAGTGACATTTCTGAAGATGAAATCGAAAGCTATACTTAATCGCCTTGAAAGTATAGCCACCGACTTGGATCCTGATAATCTGCACAGTAAGGATGAATATGCTCTCAACGCAATACTGGAATTATTGGTGGAGCTGAAATCCAGTTTTTCGGTCACCCACACAAGTTTGGAGGAACTGGACTTCGAGTCGATTACCAGTGACCTACCTGCCAAATTCGATACCACGCTAGTCAATCTCAGAGCCACTCTGCAACGGGAGATCGGGAAGCGCAGTACTTCACAACATTGCTCAACTTTTCGGATGAACACCGCGGACACACAGTCTATAATTGTAAACGCAAATCGTTCGCGTGTGCCACTACTAACGTTGCCCAAATTTAGTGGGGCTTTCACGGAGTGGACAAATTTTTACGCAATGTTCACATCTGTAATCGACAAAGACAGTGAGCTGACACAAGTGGACAAGCTTCAACATTTGCGGTCTTGCCTTAGTGGTGCTGCCCTGGACACCGTGGGATCACTCGAGATAAACGACACTAACTACAAAATTGCATTAGAACTTTTACAAAAACGATTTGATAATAAACGTCTTATCTTTCAGGCACACATCAGGGGAATATTTGAGTTGGACAAGGTGGATTCGTCCGTACACACGTTGCGGGCATTGACAGACAAGGCAATCGCGCACATGCGCGCTCTACAATCTATCGGCTCAAAAGAACAAATATCCGATAGCATCCTCATTCAGTTGATAGTGCAAAGGTTAGACAAGGTGACTCAAGCTAAATGGGAGGAGAATTCGACAAGCAACGACCTACCTTCTTGGAACCAACTACctggatttttagaaaaacgctGTCGTACACTCGAAAACGTCGAATATGCATTGCAGACACAAGCTAGCATTCCGGTAAAAGTCATCAAAAGCGTGAGTACAAATCCAAGAAAATCTTTTGTTGCTTCGAATAGCTCAGTAGGTAGTTGCGTATTTTGCGAATCCCCCGAACATGTAATTTATCGTTGTCAACGCTACGTCAATTTGTCGCCAAATCTACGCCAGAAAGAAGCTAAAAGGCTCAACCTTTGTCTTAATTGTTTGAAGAAAGGTCATCAGATTCGTGACTGCAAATCGGGACCCTGTCGCAGCTGTCAAGCGAAGCATCATACACTGTTACATTTTGATCGGTTATCCATTCCACCAACTACTCAGTGCCAAGCACCTTGCACTATTTCTGAATCGAATGCTAGGACTGCATCATTATCTGTCACGTCCCATACTCATACTCCTTCTCCTGATGTTGTGCTTCTCGCCTCTGCAattgttctaattaaaaatcgTGCCGGAACCTTCATACCTTGCCGCGCCCTCCTAGATTCGGGCTCGCAGCTTCACTTCGTTACAACTCGTTTCGCTAACCAGCTACAACTTACTAGAACGAAATCATTGGTCGCAGTCTCCGGCATTGGAGATGCAAGCTTTTCGACTGATGGGTGCTCCGTTAATATAGTTCTGAAGTCGCGGACTTCAGATTTTTGTACAAACATCACTGCTGTTGTGGTGAAAACAATTACCGATAGTCAACCAGTCGCTTCAGTAAACATCGCTAATTGGAACATACCCTCAAACATTCAACTAGCTGATCCTGGTTTTAACGTGCCCCAGCGTATTGATCTGCTCATCGGAGCAGGACTTTTCTATGAGCTACTTTGCGTAGGACAGATTCAATTAGCACCTGAATTACCATTACTTCAAAAAACTCGCCTTGGCTGGGTTCTGTCTGGCGGTACGCAACAAGCCCCcaaactttcaacattcgtagCAAGTCACAGCTCAACTACAGATATCAATATTGATGATCGGCTGGATGATTTAGTCCGGCAGTTTTGGGAGATCGATCATGTCGTTGAAccgatttccaaaaattctaaaGAGGAGCTTGACTGTGAGTTGCATTTCAAGCAAAATTTCATTCGTTTAGCCTCAGGCGCATATTCGGTTCGCCTGCCAACAAAGCTAAATTTAGATTCGTTAGGTGAGTCGTACTCACAAGCTCGACGCCGATTTCAAAACCTAGAAAGAAAACTCGTACGTAATCCTGAGCTCAAGGCAAAATATTGTGCATTCATGAAAGAGTATCGTGACCTCAATCACATGTCGTTAGTTCCAAACTCTGCTATCCATGAGTGCAAATATTTTCTGCCGCATCATTGCGTCATTAAAGACGAAAgtactacaacaaaattaagagtTGTTTTTGACGGTTCTGCAGCTACAACCTCGGGTTTATCACTTAATGATTTACTCATGACTGGTCCAACAATTCAGCccaaacttttcaatattttgattcGTTTTCGTACGTTTCCGATTGCACTCACTGGAGACATCTGCAAAATGTATAGATGTGTCCGGATCTACCCACCGGATAGCATGCTCCAGTGTATATTGTGGCGTGATTCTCCTGAAGatgacttaaatatatataaattagacACTGTAACATATGGAACTAAATCTGCAGCATTCCTAGCGATTCGTTCAATGCACCAACTTGCGTCGGATGAATCCTCAGTTTATCCACTTGGTTCGCAAACCATCATTCGAGACTTTTACGTGGACGACTTGATAAGTGGTGGCGATACTttggaagaagtagaagaaatcaAACGACAAACAACGAATATTCTCGCTCGAGGTAACTTCCAGCTAAGGAAATGGTGTTCCAATAGTCCAGATGTTCTTCGTAATATTTCTGATGCTGATAAACAAGACTTGCTTAAGTTTAATGACGGCAGCGACATCACCAAGGCATTGGGTTTGATCTGGAAGCCGTTTGATGGCAATCTGCTATTTTCGTTTACGTCGCAACCTGAATGTTGCAAAAACTCCAAGCGATCGGCGTTGTCTACGTTAGCTCGTTGTTATGATCCGCTTGGACTCATTGGCCCCACCTTGACCAGAGGAAAAATTCTTTTACAGCGCATGTGGAGGGATAAGCTGGAGTGGGATGAAAGCTTACCGCACTCACTGAACACTGCTTGGTCTACATTTCGCAACGAGTTCGTCGAAGTGCAGCATTTATCATTCCCTCGGTACGTACTGCAGCCTGGAGCCACCGTCGAAATTCATGCATTTTGTGATGCAAGTATCGAAGCGTACGGTGCCTGTATCTACATTCGCTCGATAATGGATGACCGCGCGCAAGTGCATCTACTGTGTTCCAAAGCTCGCGTCGCTCCATTGAAGATACTTACGATACCCAAACTGGAACTCTGCGCTGCTGCCTTGCTTGCGGAATTAGTAAATGGGATATTCAAAATGAAACTTTTCGCCGGCCGCTTTCACTGTTGGTCGGATTCATCGATTGTGCTTTCATGGCTGCGTGAAGAGCCATCTAAATTTAATGTGTTTGTTGCTAACCGGGTAAGCGCGATACAGCAACTTACAGAGGGTATGCAATGGCATTACATTCCTACAGAATTAAACCCTGCTGACATTTTGTCGAAGGGAGCCTCACCAACGACACTTTCACAATCTCCACTTTGGATGCACGGGCCTTCGTTCTTGCGAGAAGTTGACAACAATTGGCCCCAATTTTGCGCacctaaaactaaaattatcgaACTTCGACAAAAGGTGTTGCTCTTGTCAAATGATCGAACCGACTTAACACTATCCTTTAAGTACATAAATTCGTTTGGCAAGATGCAACGTATTTTTGGATATGTAAACAAGTTTATAACAAGCAGAATCTCACCAAGAACTTCGCAACTCACGTTTGAGGATATTCATCGCGGTACTCAATTGTTGATTCGCATCGTTCAAAGGGCGCAGTTGTGGTCCGAGTATGTggctttgaaaaacaataagttTGTTCACGCCTCAAGCCCCATCGCTTCGCTGTCGCCATTTTTAGATGATTTTGGCCTTATTCGTGTAGGTGGCAGACTAAGACATTCAACGCTCAGCTTTGAAGCACGTCATCCATGCATCCTTCCAAGGGATCACCCACTGACATTCGCCATAATAACACATTATCACC GCGCTCTCAAACGCTTCGCCGCTACGCGCGGCATACCTAGCTGCATCTGGTCAGACAACGCCACAAACTTTGTGGGCGCTAGAAACGAGTTAAACGACTTACGAAATTTAGTCCTCAATGAAAATCATCGTAGCGCAGTTAATAACTACTGCATTAGCAATGGATTTGATTGGCGCTTCATACCGCCTCGTTCGCCGCATTTTGGGGGCCTATGGGAGGCAGCGGTTAAAACAGCCAAGCAGCATCTATATCGTTCAGTTGGGTCCTCAATTCTTGGATTTGACGAATTGCGTACTTTGGTATGTCAAATAACAGCTATAATAAATTCGCGTCCTCTTGTTCCACTTTCAGAGAATCCAGAAGATCTTGATGTGCTTACGCCAGGTCACTTTTTGATTGGTGGCCCACCAACCGCTTTTCCTGAACCCAATCTTACGTCGCTGAATTATAACCGGCTCAATCAATGGCAACGCGTATCCtacattcaacaaattttctggAAGCGTTGGAGTCAAGAATATCTAACTATTCTACAGCAGCGAGTTAAATGGCGGACGCCTCAGCCTAGCATCCAGGTCAACGACATTGTGTGCATCAAAGAGGAAAACACGGCTCCACTAAAATGGCCTTTGGCACGGGTAGTCGAACTCATCACTGGAACTGACGATGTTGCACGAGTAGCCGTCTTGCGTACACCTACTGGCATTACACGTAGAGCTATCAATAAGCTGTGCGTCCTTCCTGTAAATGCTTCGGTTGAAAGCCCTGACCTTTCAACGGGGGGGAGGATGTTCGGAGCAGCAGCTAATTCCGCTACACAACCTACAAACTAA
- the LOC129249955 gene encoding glutamate receptor ionotropic, kainate 2-like has protein sequence MWQYMENRRASVFVKTYEDGIKRVIDGNYAFLMESTMLDYVVQRDCNLTQIGGLLDSKGYGIATPKGSSWRDPMSLAILELQEKGIIQILYDKWWKNTGDVCNRDEKSKESKANALGVENIGGVFVVLLCGLALAVVVAILEFCWNSKKTIQHTENQSLCSEMAEELRFAMHCHTSKQRPSLKRNCVKCAPDSTYVPADLGSGIPNISGVHYNYFN, from the exons atgtgGCAGTATATGGAAAATCGTAGAGCATCAGTTTTTGTCAAGACTTACGAGGATGGTATAAAACGTGTTATAGATGGAAATTACGCTTTTCTTATGGAGTCAACCATGCTCGATTATGTAGTACAACGCGACTGTAATTTAACACAAATTGGTGGGCTTCTAGATTCTAAAGGTTACGGTATTGCCACTCCAAAAGGTTCATCTTGGCGTGATCCTATGTCTTTGGCTATCTTGGAACTACAGGAAAAGGGTATAATACAGATATTATATGACAAATGGTGGAAAAATACGGGTGATGTCTGCAATCGGGATGAAAAAAGTAAGGAATCGAAAGCAAATGCATTGGGCGTAGAAAACATAG GTGGTGTTTTCGTCGTACTGCTTTGTGGCTTAGCTTTAGCAGTTGTCGTTgctattttagaattttgttgGAATTCCAAGAAAACGATACAGCACACCGAAAACCAATCTTTGTGTTCTGAAATGGCTGAAGAACTGAGGTTTGCCATGCATTGCCATACATCGAAGCAACGTCCGTCTCTAAAGCGTAACTGTGTCAAATGTGCACCGGATTCTACGTACGTGCCTGCCGACTTGGGAAGTGGTATACCAAATATTAGTGGAGTgcattacaattattttaattag